Proteins encoded within one genomic window of Rhododendron vialii isolate Sample 1 chromosome 1a, ASM3025357v1:
- the LOC131298399 gene encoding eisosome protein SEG2-like isoform X2 has protein sequence MASVKKDEVEEEHREEAEPRRSARLITPSAAKRELEESSGDFKTEPQQHQPEGEKQKKMKSLEGDDVDKKNPTSIKDEKQPDDDDDDHHGDDDGDYEFRKFTSQERSDNNRRVEQSEGFDVGDVPDDIDIWDMPIRPLDILSDSETLKELENYAKLALDKYNKDNKTSFQFAKIVKANYRGSCCGWSGHYITLQAKQMPGSHPMNFQALVKTWRDEEVKLEFCRV, from the exons ATGGCGTCGGTGAAGAAAGATGAAGTTGAGGAGGAACATCGAGAAGAAGCAGAACCTAGGAGATCAGCACGCTTGATCACTCCCTCGGCAGCCAAACGAGAGTTAGAAGAGTCGTCTGGCGATTTTAAAACCGAACCACAGCAACACCAACCAGAGGgggaaaaacagaagaagatgAAGTCGTTGGAGGGCGATGATGTTGATAAGAAGAATCCGACATCGATCAAGGACGAAAAGCAAccggatgatgatgatgatgatcatcATGGCGATGATGATGGTGATTATGAATTCCGTAAATTTACAAGCCAAGAGAGGTCGGATAACAACAGGAGGGTTGAACAGAGTGAG GGGTTTGATGTTGGGGATGTTCCCGATGATATTGATATTTGGGATATGCCTATTAGGCCATTGGACATATTGTCGGATAGTGAGACTTTGAAGGAGCTCGAAAACTATGCGAAGTTAGCTCTTGACAAGTACAACAAAGATAAC AAAACAAGTTTCCAGTTTGCGAAAATCGTCAAGGCGAACTATCGCGGCAGTTGCTGTGGTTGGTCTGGGCATTACATTACCTTGCAGGCCAAACAAATGCCTGGTTCTCACCCTATGAACTTTCAAGCTCTCGTGAAAACTTGGAGGGATGAAGAAGTAAAGCTCGAATTTTGCAGGGTGTGA
- the LOC131298399 gene encoding eisosome protein SEG2-like isoform X1: MASVKKDEVEEEHREEAEPRRSARLITPSAAKRELEESSGDFKTEPQQHQPEGEKQKKMKSLEGDDVDKKNPTSIKDEKQPDDDDDDHHGDDDGDYEFRKFTSQERSDNNRRVEQSEVYLLTYVQGFDVGDVPDDIDIWDMPIRPLDILSDSETLKELENYAKLALDKYNKDNKTSFQFAKIVKANYRGSCCGWSGHYITLQAKQMPGSHPMNFQALVKTWRDEEVKLEFCRV, from the exons ATGGCGTCGGTGAAGAAAGATGAAGTTGAGGAGGAACATCGAGAAGAAGCAGAACCTAGGAGATCAGCACGCTTGATCACTCCCTCGGCAGCCAAACGAGAGTTAGAAGAGTCGTCTGGCGATTTTAAAACCGAACCACAGCAACACCAACCAGAGGgggaaaaacagaagaagatgAAGTCGTTGGAGGGCGATGATGTTGATAAGAAGAATCCGACATCGATCAAGGACGAAAAGCAAccggatgatgatgatgatgatcatcATGGCGATGATGATGGTGATTATGAATTCCGTAAATTTACAAGCCAAGAGAGGTCGGATAACAACAGGAGGGTTGAACAGAGTGAG GTTTACTTACTTACATACGTGCAGGGGTTTGATGTTGGGGATGTTCCCGATGATATTGATATTTGGGATATGCCTATTAGGCCATTGGACATATTGTCGGATAGTGAGACTTTGAAGGAGCTCGAAAACTATGCGAAGTTAGCTCTTGACAAGTACAACAAAGATAAC AAAACAAGTTTCCAGTTTGCGAAAATCGTCAAGGCGAACTATCGCGGCAGTTGCTGTGGTTGGTCTGGGCATTACATTACCTTGCAGGCCAAACAAATGCCTGGTTCTCACCCTATGAACTTTCAAGCTCTCGTGAAAACTTGGAGGGATGAAGAAGTAAAGCTCGAATTTTGCAGGGTGTGA